The genomic DNA CGCCTTGCGGTCGCTCCACGGGGTCCCGTCGGGGGCCGCGGAGGCCCGGTTGTAGAGGATGCGGCGGTTGGCGGGCCAGGCCCACGCCCAGTCGGCTGCCACGTAGTCCTGCTCCGTGTGGGGTGTGCGGCGAGCCGCTCGGTTGGCGCCATCGGCGTACACCCCGCAGTAGATCCAGCAGCCGCAACGGGTGGAGCCGTCGTCCTTCAGCTCCGTGTAGGCGGAGAGCGGACCGTCGTCCGGTCCATGTCCGTTGATCTCGGCCAGGACGGCGTCGGCGACCGGCTCACGCAGCGGCCCGTCGACGGGGTAGTCCCAGGTGAGGTCCCGGACCGGCTGGTCCATGGGCTCGGACGAGCCGGCCAGCTTCTCCTTGATCCGGCGGCCCAGGTGGTACATGAACCACAGGTCGCTACGGGCGTCCCCTTCCGGTTCCACGGCCGCGTAGTGCCACTGCACCCACCGGTTGGTGTTGGTGAACGAGCCGGACTTCTCGGTGTGTGCGGCGGCCGGGAAGAAGAAGACCTCGGTTCCGATCGACTCGGTGCTCAATTCACCCGTTTCGATCTCCGGTCCGTCCTGCCACCAGGTCGCGGACTCGATGAGGGAGAAGTCACGGACGACCAGCCATTCCAGGTTGGCCATGCCCAGCCGTTGGAGGCGGGTGTTGGCGGAGCCGACGGCCGGATTCTCCCCCATCAGGAAGTAGCCCTTGCAGGCGCCGTCGAGCTGCGCCATGACCGTGTCGTAGGTGGAGTGGGAGCCGGTGAGACGCGGCAGGTGATCGAAACAGAAGTCGTTGTCCGCGGTGGCGGCGTAGCCGTAGTACGCCTTGAGCAGGCTCACGAAGTAGGCCCGCATGTTGCCCCAGAAACCCTTCTCGGTGCGGCTGGCCTCGACGAACGCGTCCAGGTTCTCGTGAGCGTGGGCGTGCGGCATCGGCAGGTAGCCGGGGAGGAGGTTGTAGAGCGTCGGGATGTCGCTGGAGCCCTGGATGGAGGCATGGCCGCGCAGGGCCTGGATGCCGCCACCGGGCCGGCCGATGTTGCCGAGGAGGAGCTGGAGGACGCTGGCGGCGCGGATGTACTGCGAACCGGTGGAGTGCTGGGTCCACCCGACGGCGTACACGAATGCGCTGGTGCGGTCGCGACCGGAGTTGGCGGTCAGGGCGTCGCACACGCGCAGAAAGGTCGCTCGCGGGATTCCGCAGGTCTCCTCGACAAGTTCGGGGGTGTAGCGGGCGTAGTGGCGTTTGAGGATCTGGTAGACGCAGCGTGGGTGCCCGAGCGTCTCGTCGCGTGGTGGGCGGGCGCCGGTCCGGGCTCCTCCCGACCCGTGGGTCTCGGCGCGGCCGGAGCCCTGTGTCTTCTGCTCGTACTGTTCGTCGACGTCGCCGGCGGGCGCCTGGACCTCTGCACCCTCGTACTGCCAACTGCTCGGGTCGTAGTGGTACTTGTCCGGATCGAGTCCGGAGAAGACACCGTCCAGGTCCTCGGTGTCCTGGAAGTCCTCGCTGATGATCGAGGCGGCGTTGGTGTAGTTGAGGACGTACTCCCGGAAGTCCTTCTCCTCGGTGAGCACATGGTTGATCACCGCGCCGAGGAACGCGATGTCACTGCCGGCCCGGATCGGAACGTGCAGGTCGGCGAGGGCGCTGGTGCGCGTGAAGCGTGGGTCGACGTGAATGATCCGGGCGCCACGCTCCTTGGCCTCCATGACCCACTGGAACCCGACCGGGTGTGCCTCTGCGAAGTTGGAGCCCTGGATGACGATGCAGTCGGCGTGCTGAAGGTCCTGCATGAAGGTGGTGGCGCCGCCGCGGCCGAAGGAGGTGCCCAGGCCCGCGACGGTGGAGCTGTGGCAGACCCGCGCCTGGTTCTCCACCTGTACGACGCCGAGTCCGGTGAACAGCTTCTTGATCAGGTAGTTCTCTTCGTTGTCCAGGGTCGCGCCGCCGAGGCTGGCGATGCCGAGCGTGCGTGCGGTGCGCAGCCCGTCCTTCTCCCATTCCCAGGTGCGGCGCCGCGTCTCGACCACCCGGTCGGCGACCATGTCCATGGCCGTCTCCAGGTCGAGGGGCTCCCACTCGGTGGCATAGGGGCGCCGGTGGAGGACCTCGTGGCGACGCGCGGAGCCTGTGGTGAGCTGAAGGGTGGCAGATCCCTTCGGGCAGAGGCGGCCTCGGCTGATGGGCGAGGCGGGATCGCCCTCGATCTGGACGACCTTCTCGTCCTTGACGTAGATCTGCTGGCCACAGCCGACCGCGCAGTAAGGACAGATGGAAGGAACCACCCGTTCGGCCGTGTCGGTGCGCGGCCGGAGCTGCTGCGTGTGTGCCGAAACGGCGGCCCGGCCACGCGCCAGCGGGTCGGATCCGGTCAGCTGTCGGTAGACGGGCCAGTCGCTGACCCAGGTGCGCACACCCATTACGTGTCCTCTCGGGCGGCCGGACTCCTGTCGGCAGTCGCGGGCGTTCCTCCCAGCCTCACCTGCCGGCGCTCCCACGGCGCGCGGAGCGTCAGGCGGACGGTTCGTCGGGTACGGGGTGCTCCGGACGTCGGTTGCCGGAGTGCGGGGCGCCCCTCCGGCCGGTGCCCACCTCGTCCGTATCGGGAATCTCCGGGTCGGGCTGCTCGTCGGCAGTGGAGTGAATC from Streptomyces sp. NBC_01707 includes the following:
- the fdh gene encoding formate dehydrogenase; this translates as MGVRTWVSDWPVYRQLTGSDPLARGRAAVSAHTQQLRPRTDTAERVVPSICPYCAVGCGQQIYVKDEKVVQIEGDPASPISRGRLCPKGSATLQLTTGSARRHEVLHRRPYATEWEPLDLETAMDMVADRVVETRRRTWEWEKDGLRTARTLGIASLGGATLDNEENYLIKKLFTGLGVVQVENQARVCHSSTVAGLGTSFGRGGATTFMQDLQHADCIVIQGSNFAEAHPVGFQWVMEAKERGARIIHVDPRFTRTSALADLHVPIRAGSDIAFLGAVINHVLTEEKDFREYVLNYTNAASIISEDFQDTEDLDGVFSGLDPDKYHYDPSSWQYEGAEVQAPAGDVDEQYEQKTQGSGRAETHGSGGARTGARPPRDETLGHPRCVYQILKRHYARYTPELVEETCGIPRATFLRVCDALTANSGRDRTSAFVYAVGWTQHSTGSQYIRAASVLQLLLGNIGRPGGGIQALRGHASIQGSSDIPTLYNLLPGYLPMPHAHAHENLDAFVEASRTEKGFWGNMRAYFVSLLKAYYGYAATADNDFCFDHLPRLTGSHSTYDTVMAQLDGACKGYFLMGENPAVGSANTRLQRLGMANLEWLVVRDFSLIESATWWQDGPEIETGELSTESIGTEVFFFPAAAHTEKSGSFTNTNRWVQWHYAAVEPEGDARSDLWFMYHLGRRIKEKLAGSSEPMDQPVRDLTWDYPVDGPLREPVADAVLAEINGHGPDDGPLSAYTELKDDGSTRCGCWIYCGVYADGANRAARRTPHTEQDYVAADWAWAWPANRRILYNRASAAPDGTPWSDRKAYVWWDDVEGKWTGRDVPDFVPDRAPDYVPPEGATGPDALRGDDPFIMQADGKGWLYAPAGLEDGPLPTHYEPQDSPFPNALYPSTARSPVRQLLPHEGNRYHPSGNEPGAEVYPYIVTTHRLTEHFTAGGMSRWSPYLSELQPEFFCELSPQLAAERGLEHGGWATIITARNAVEARVMVTERLKPLTVHGRTVHQIGLPFHWGPNGISTGDAANELVAIALDPNAHIQEDKALTADIRPGRRPRGPDLPKLVAEYRRRAGITETTGMENRT